From a region of the Tachypleus tridentatus isolate NWPU-2018 chromosome 1, ASM421037v1, whole genome shotgun sequence genome:
- the LOC143222933 gene encoding F-box only protein 47-like, with amino-acid sequence MDQQEMTKFLCLLDGPARIDEPQWWELSDYLPANQNEAKVDLLELAQAIKLLQRYSKDWSDDDIISVLEELTDIPEEWLYENVATLYLLCGEPVTVMMMGNKLLNGKITELTNLVAHLALVCQKHHSSMNWLMDLLDKVCEVTDNGCDKQKFIELIPTAFHDVTLDLYEVADLGNIGIKYESYEQYFVIKTCS; translated from the exons ATGGACCAGCAAGAAATG ACTAAGTTCTTATGTCTGCTGGATGGACCAGCAAGAATTG ATGAACCACAGTGGTGGGAACTCTCAGACTATCTACCGGCCAATCAGAATGAAGCTAAAGTTGATCTGTTGGAGCTTGCCCAAGCAATAAAGCTGTTACAGAGATATAGCAAAGACTGGAGTGATGACGACATTATATCAGTTTTAGAGGAATTGACAG ataTCCCAGAAGAGTGGTTATATGAAAATGTGGCAACCTTATACTTGCTCTGTGGAGAACCAGTTACAGTTATGATGATGGGAAACAAGCTTTTGAATGGCAAGATAACAGAACTAACTAATTTGGTGGCCCACTTAGCACTG GTTTGCCAGAAACACCACTCCAGCATGAACTGGTTAATGGACCTTCTGGATAAAGTTTGTGAAGTTACAGATAATGGGTGTGATAAACAGAAGTTCATTGAATTAATTCCTACTGCTTTTCATGATGTCACACTAGATCTATATGAAGTCGCTGACTTAGGTAATATTggtataaaatatgaaagttatgaacaatattttgttataaaaacttgTTCATAA